TACACATGGATATTCTAAAGCTTAAGGGCTGACGAATGTTAATTTTTCGTTCTCCTGCCAAGGTTAATCTTTTTCTGAGCGTTTTATCTAAACGCTCAGATGGGTACCATGAATTAGCCTCTCTTTTTCAGGCGATCGATTTATTTGATGCTCTTCATTTTGAATTTGATTTGGAGGATCGCTTTTCATGCAGCGATTCCTCTCTTCCTACTGATGGCTCTAATCTCGTTATCAGAGCACTGCATCTTTTTAGAAAAAAAACAAATTTAAATTTTCCTGTTAAAATCCACCTTGAGAAAAAAATTCCTTCTGAAGCTGGTCTAGGAGGAGGAAGTAGCAATGCTGCAACAACTTTGTTTGCTTTAAATGAGATGGCGCATCGCCCTGCTACAATCCTTCAGCTGCAAAGTTGGTCAGCAGAAATTGGATCAGATATATCATTCTTTTTTTCTGAAGGAACTGCTTATTGCACTGGAAGAGGAGAAATTGTACATAATCTTGAGCCAATTCACCTTCCGCAGATGACAATTGTCAAGCCTCAAATAGGTTTGGCTACACCGAAGGTTTTCAGATATTTAAATCTTAAAAATCTTCCTCAAAGAAACTTAGGCATCTCTTTAGAGGGATTTTATAGTGCTAATCCTCATTTCTTTAACGATCTTGAGGCAGCTGCATTATTAGCTGAGCCGAAGCTGTCCCTTTTTAAAAGCGCATTAATAGAATCGGGCTTTTCTGATGTGCACCTGACGGGGAGTGGAACGGCCTTTTTCTGCTTTGGAAAGGGGAAGCCTCCTCCAGACACCTTTTCTGTATCCGCTCGTTCAATCAGGCGTGTGTCTAATCATTGGTATTAGATTAGGTATCTTTCCTCTTGCATGCCTTTTATTTAAAACAAATCTTCTTCCAAGGGGTATCTAAACTTTAAGTAATGGGCTGAACGTAATATTCTCTTTAAACAATTTTATATAATTGTTCATTTAATAATTCATTTATTTTTTTTGAAAGGAAATCATGCAAGTTAATGATATAGTTACATACACCTCTCAAGCAAAAGAACCCATAACCTTTGTGACACCTCCTTCTCCTTACCAAAATGGAAGATTAGTCAGCCTATTTCATGAAAATGTAAATCACCAAGAGCAAAAACAATGGCCTCTTCCTTCGGAGCAACTAGAAGGCTTTCGTGACTTAAGGATAATTACAGCTAAAGAAAGAGGAGCTTCTATTGAGAATGAAGATTATCCTAACTTTAGAGAAGGCATAAGGGGTGGCAGAACAAAATCTGCTATGAACGATAAAGTAGACGACACGGCGCGTATTTGTTTTGAATGCAAAACCACTAAAACCCCGGTATGGAGAAATGGAATTAATGAGGAAAGCCAAAAAGTGCGTTACTGTAATGCATGTGGTCTCAGAAAGAAAAAAAAGAGGGATACACTTTCTTTAGAGTCCAAGGCAGATGACATAGCGAATCTCCTTGAATATTTCTATAAAATGTCAGATGATAAATTTATAAATTTTGTTCAAATATAAAAAGCTTTGAGCATTCGAGGACACGCTATGGAAGAGACTCAATCCTCTGAAGATTCCAATCAGTTCAGCCACTTTGTGGTAAAGCTTTTCTTGGTAACTGGGCTGGCCTTGGTTTTGTTTTTAGTGTGGCGTGCGAGTGAAATTTTTCTTTTAGTTTTTGCAGGGATTTTGCTGGCTATTTTTTTGCAAACGTTTAGCAAAATGATCAGTCGAATATTTCATGTTTCCTATCCAGTAGCTTTGACTTTGCTAATTCTATCGCTAATTACGACGAGCATTTCTCTTTTGCGCCTATTTGCGCCTACTTTGTCTTCTCAGGCTGCTCTACTAACAGAAGAAATGCCGCGGGCTTTTAACTTCCTGCAGGATGCAGTGGATCGCCACATTCCTTCTAGTAAAGAGACTGTGCAGGCTGTCTTTGCTAATTTCAATTTAGTAGAACAGGTCACCTCCATTTTTTCTATGACAATGGGGGCCATCACTGGGTTAATTTTATTTCTATTCGTCGGCATCTACTTAGCCTATGACTACCCGCTATATATTAACGGTTTTCTAAAGCTCATCCCCATGGGCAAACGTGCCAAAACAGAAAAAGTATTGTCAGCGTGTGGAGAAACGCTACGCTGGTGGTTAGTGGGCCAATTGATTGCAATGCTGCTTTTAGGTGTAGCTATTTTTGTTGGTCTCTACTTTTTAGAAATGCCACTTGCCTTCATTTTGGCCTTACTTGCAGGCTTATTGACTTTTTTACCGACATTAGGTCCCATTCTGTCGGCAGTTCCAGCTATTTTGGTTGCTTTGATTCAAGGCCCTCTACAAGCAGCCTATGTGGTTGCACTCTATATTGGAATTCAAATTGTTGAATGCTACTTTGTTACGCCATTTATTCAAAAGCAGACAACCGCTCTTCCACCTGCATTGGTCATTGTTGTGCAAATTTTGCTAGGCATTCTAGCTGGTGTCTTAGGCCTTGCATTAGCAGCTCCTCTTACAGCTGTGTCAATTGTCTTGGTCAATCAACTCTATGTGAAGGAAATTATTGAAAAACAATAATCACTAAATAATTCCAAAGTTAAGACTTTCTTTTGATTGCTTCCATAGGCCTCTTGCGATAAAATGTTAAAATTGACCTAATAAATAGGGGCTTAAGGGTTCAAGTCTATCTAGGAATTTAATTCGACTTAGGAAGCGTTAAGATGAAACTATATGATGACCGATTAATTGTGATTACTGGGGGCGCGGGGTTTATTGGTTCAAATGTTGTGCGTCACTTAAACGATAAGGGGATGAGCAACATCGTAATTGTCGATGAGCTTGGTCAAACAGATAAGTGGAAAAACCTAACAGGGAAGAAATTCATTGATGTTATTCCCAAAAACGATTGTTTTGACTGGCTGCAAGACCGAGAAAGTGAAATTGAAGCATTTATCCATTTGGGAGCTTGTACCAGTACTGTTGAAACGAATGCAAGTTACCTCTTGGAAAACAATTACCGATTCAGTGTACGCCTTGTCCAGTATGCGCTTGAGCACCAACATCGCTTTGTCTATGCTTCCTCTGCAGCGACATATGGTGATGGGAACCAAGGATTTAAAGATGATGAAGAACAGCTTAATTCTTTAAGACCTTTGAATATGTATGGAATGTCTAAACATCTTTTTGATCTATGGCTGATGAATCAGGGACTTCTCGATCAGGTCGTTGGATTGAAGTACTTCAATGTCTTTGGCCCAAACGAATTGCATAAAGGACGCATGGCCTCTGTAATCCCTCACATGCTGCCCATGGCACTCAAGGAAGGGGTTATCAAGTTATTTAAATCTTCAGAAGCCGGACAATTTCAAGATGGCGAGCAATGCCGTGACTTTGTGTATGTCAAAGATGTTGCCGCGATGACCTGCGCTTTTCTCGCAAATGACGCAACGGGCATTTACAATATTGGAACAGGGCAGCCAGAGACGTGGAATACAGTTGCAAAAGCGATTTTTAAAGCTCTTGGTAAAGAAGGTAGAATAGAGTACATTGACATGCCACAAGATTTACATGGGAAGTATCAAAATTATACCTGTGCTGATATGCAAAAGACAAAAAAAGTTTTAAAAGATCAAGCGAAATGCATTCCTATTGATATGGCTATCAAGGATTACATTCAGAACTATTTATTGCCTGAAAAAATTGCTTAAGGAAGAATTGATGAGTAAGTTGCTTGAGCCTTTCAGCCGTTTAAGGCCTAAAAAGATCTTGGTCATTGGTGATCTTCTTTTAGATTCTTATACTATTGGTAAAGCAAGAAGAATCTCACCTGAAGCCCCCGTTCCAGTGCTCCATGTTCAAAAAGAAGAAAGTCGCCCAGGAGGAGCTGGCAATGCTATTCTCAATATGGTTTCACTAGGCGCAAAAATCGTTGTGATTGGAAGAGTGGGCAACGATGTAGCTGGCCGGCTCATTTTAAATGAGCTATCTAAGGAGGGTGTAGATGTTGAGCATGTATTGATAGAGGAAGGGTACAAAACGCCTCTTAAAAATCGCATTATCGCTGACAATCAGCAAATCGTCCGTATTGATCACGAGATGGATAGCCCTCTCTCATTAAGAGATGAACTTAAAATCCTCGAGAACATTCCTTTACTTATGAAAGATGTTAGAGCTGTAGCCATCTCTGATTATGGGAAAGGTTTCTTAACGTCAAAAATTCTTAAACACATTATTGAAGAAGCTAAAAAAAGGCAAATCATTGTCATTGCTGATCCTAAAGGGACAGATTTTACAAAGTACAAGGGAGTCTTTTTACTAAAGCCCAATTTATCCGAAGCGTATGCGGCTGCACATTTACCATTACACGCCCCTCTAGACGAAGTCGCAAAACGTGTGCTTGAACAATCTGGAGCTGAGTACCTTATGGTGACGCGTTCTGAAGCAGGAATTTCTCTATTTTGCGAGGATGGTAGCAGACAAGATTTCCCTGTAAAAGAAAAAGAAGTCAAGGATGTGACGGGTGCTGGAGATACTGTATTAGCAATGATTGCATGCGCGCTGGCTTGCGATTTACCAGTGGTTGAAGCTATTCCACTTTCAAATGTAGCTGCGGGAATTGCCATTGAGCATATTGGGTGTGCTCGAGTCAGTCTTTCAGACCTAGCAAAGAGATTGCTTAATCATGATACAGAAAATAAAGTTTTTGAAACTCAACATCTCAATTTTCTTCAGTTCGCTCTTAAGGATAAAGAATGCATTTCTCTTTCACTGGCAAGTGATATTCTTTCAAAAGAGTTAATTATGGCCATGCATGAATTGAAGAAAAACCAACGGCAACAACTGATTGTTTCTATTGAAAGTCAGGAGCCACATGAAGAATTTATTAGAGCCTTAGCCTCTTTATATCAGGTAGACTTCATTATTCTGAATCCAACAAAAAAGACTTTAAGCCATTCTCTAGAGTTTCAAGCTTCTTTTGCTTTTAAGGACCACCTTATAGAAGTACCTAACTCACTCCCAGTTCTGCTTTAAGGTCATTAAGCTCTTTTCTTGACATAAGTTCTAGGGAACGGTTGAAGGCTTGTGCATCAAAGTCTTTACCGCGCCCGTTATTAATTGTGGCATCTTGTACTTGAAAGAAGTCGCTTTCTCTATTTGGCCGTAACCCTAAACCATCCCGATACTTCGCAAAAAGTTGGATATTCCTTTGGATTAAATCAGCTTTATCTAAGTTGATCAAATCGTTTATCTTACTAGAGCTTTCCTCAATAAAAGTGAGGTCTGTCAAAAGGTAAGGAAATGATGGAATTGGTTTCTTACCTCCTTGGAAAGCTTCTGCTGTAGCTTCTCTTAAAATCTTAGAAGAACTTTGGGTGCTAAATACTTTGTCAGCATTTTGCATGATTGCTTGTTGCTCTTTATTAAGCACTACAGCTAGAAATCTGCTCACGGGGGCTGCATTTAAAGCAGAGAGAATAGTCATTCCTCCGTAATAATTTTTATCTTCAATACATTTATCTAGCAGCTCGGTATAAAATTGCATTAATTGTGTTGCTTCTTTGAAGTCTGAAGAATTTAAAATCTGAGCTTCGATATCATAAGTTGTTTTATTAAGTGAGTTAGCCGCTCTAATAAGATTAGGGGCATTAGCACCTTCTTTTCCCCAAGCCGCATTAATAAATTCTTTCTGGCTAATTTCTGCAATTACCGTTTCGAATTGAGCTCTAAACTCAGCTGTTAAAGCATTTAGGAGATTTTCTCTTTCTTCTCCCTGTAGGTTTCCAGATCGAACATTGCTTACAATGTCTGCTTTTTTTAGAGGGTTATCTTTAATTGTGACTGTAACGGGTTCTTGCGAGATAATCTCCTTATTTACATTAAGAAGATGTCCTAGAATGCTCGCATTATTTTTAGCTTCGGAGGTCTCTTGTTGTAAACCCCAATCCCTCACACGAGTTAATTCTTCTCTTAGAGTAGGAGAATTAGCTTGAGTTGCATTAAGTGGCAGATCTAGTTTATTGGCGGGCAAGAAAGCTAGGTATTGCGCTTGGAGGAGAGCTCCTAAAAGATTGTCTTGTTGCGAAAGAAAACGAAAATCATTGATTACCTGTTCTGTGATTTCTGGTACCAAATTTTCATGACTTAAAAGAAGCTCCAAAGCTCTACCTTGTTGGACAACTGCGGAATCGCTATGTTGTAGAGCAAGATCTTTTATCCGGTTTAGCTCTGTAGATAAAGTATTGCCAGCATGATTCAAGGCATTTAAGTCTTTCTGAGGAGCAGTGGATAACTTCATCGCTGCATCTGCAAGGGAGCTAAATGCTTGGGTTGCCTGTTCGGGAGGCATTTCGGAGATTTGTTGTAAGGCTGCTTGTAATGGCTCTACAAATTCCTGTCCCTTAACCACCCACCCTGCCGTAGATAATAAAATCTCTCTTCCTTCTGTATCTGGATCTCTTCCCAAAAGATGAGCGACAAAAACTTCTGAATCCACTTGTCTAAGTGAAGATTCTGCAGCTCTAATGCCTTTATCGATTGCTTCAGCGTTAGCATTTTCAGATAAGGCAAGATGCTCTTTAGCCTCTGTTAAAGTGCTTAACGCCTCTTTGAGTTCTTGACGATTTGTTGAATTGATAATTTTCCCTAATGCCTCCGATATCTCCTTACCGCTAGGAGCTCCACCTTCAAGCCAATTTTTCATAAATTTGGTAAGTTGTTTAAATTCTGTTTTAATGTCACTGTTATTTTTTTCTAGCGCTTTACCCCATGGTGTCGCTCGTAGCTCTTTCAATACGGAGTTATACTGGACCATTAAATTTGCATCACCACTGTTGGTGGCCATACCCCCAAGTTTTCTTAATTCTGCTAACAACTTTCTTGTGCTTGAGCTCCTACCCCCAGTAAAACCAAATTTTCTTTTCACAATGCGTAATTGACCATTTTCACCCATGGCAAGTTTAAGTTTTTTATTTGTAGAAAGATGCCTAATAGCGGTTCTAAAATTGGACAATCGCTCACTTAACTGTTCTTTTTCGCGGGATCTGCCAATCGGAGCAGTGGGATTGTCTACTCTAGGCTGATTTTGAGAATTCTCTGCTTTGGGTTGGGCATTCTGCCAAATAGCGTTAATTTTTGCATCAGTCTTCTCAGAAGGAGACTGCTCTTGTTGTTCGCTAATAACGGCTTGAGCAATTTGTTCTGGTTCTGCTATTTCGTTTTTCCACGCAGAAGCATCGGGTGGTGGGGGAGGGGGTTTGAATCCTTCGAAAAACCTTTTTTTAGGTTCTTGAGGTTTACTTAGGTCTGCTTCAGGGAGCTTTTCTTTAATGACACCGACCGTTTTTTCGCTGGAGGCTGGCAGTGTTTGCCGTTGACTCACTGAATGACCATTCGATGTTTTTCCGGCTTCAGCACTCTTATTTTCGTAAAGAGAGATCAAATTTTTAACATTAACGGAACCTATACGTGGAGACGACATAGTAACTCCAATTAAAAAGGCTGTTATAAATTAATAATAACATTTTTTTAATATAATAAATAAAAAATTATTTACACATATCTTAATTTAAAAATTAATTTTTTAATTAAACTGTGGAAAGGCAATATAAGAAAAAGTTTTTATGAAAATGTGAACATCAGAAAAAAATTATTCTTAATGTGCTTAAAGAAGCCCTAGCTCTGCGCCTTTATCTAGGAATTGGATCGATCTATCCCCGGTTTTTAGCAAAGAGGAAGAATTTCTCATTGGGAGTAAAATAGAGGAAACAGTTTTCTATTGAAGAGTGGGGTAGCTTGGAAACCACGAAGATTGTTTATTAAACTTCCTTAAATCCTCTGCTTATACAATGCGCATAGTGCAAGTGTCTCCGGTGTTCCCATCTTCACAGAGAGGAACTAGCCTTGTTTGTTATTACTGGCTATGGTGCATACTCCATGGAGATCTTACTCTGAGGACAGGGCGGCATCACCTAGAAGCATGTTATCTATTGCCGCTTAGCGCCTGAAATAATTACTAGATGAAGGCAGAATTACTAAGGGGCAAGCAGGAAAGCTTAAGCATACAGGATCTGCAAGCAGTGATCTTGAAAATCTGCAAAGAAGAAAAGGGATAAAAAAATAGATCCATGATTATAAATGGTGGATTGGCCAACAATTCAGGGGAGAAGCAAATTCCCGTCCCTCAGGGCCTGCCGGAAATCTTTGGAATAGGTAAGTGGCAGCATCGGAAGCATTTTTTGAAATCACAACATAGGGGTGCCCATTGTTTTGGGTGAGAAAACATTCCCCCGTGGGGTCAAAAAATTCAAAGAAACCTCGTCTTTTTCTAAAAGCAATAGCAATTTTATTGCCTGTGATAATCCCCCCATGAATCGGAGCAATTGTTTCTATCAGTTTAAAAAACCGTTCATAGGCTTCCTGGTCGGCCTCGAGATTGATGTATTCATTATCCAGTTGATCGACACGTAACCCAAAATAGTCAATCTCATTTTTTTCAATTAAGAAAGGAATTTTGCGGTAAAGATTAAATCTGCCATTAAAAGAAAGAGAGGTTTTATGAACATTGTCATCTGCATGCCCATGAAAGGAAGTGTCAATCGTCTGGTTCACCAATTCAGAGCTTGCTTGCTGTTCTAGCGAAAGAAAACGACAACAATAAAAAATACATTCTGCTTGATTTTTCGGTTTATCTTTATCTTTAGTCGCAAAGACAATGTGATCTTTCAGGGGTTTCAAGGGCGTTTTCCTCATTAACTTAGCTATTTGGGAATAGTACTTTATAAAAATTTATCTTTCAACACTTCAGCTAAACGGCTAAGTACTTTTCCCTATTAGATCTTTAATCTGGTAATGACAGAAAAATCTAGTGACGAGATGTATCAATAATTTAAAACAACCCCCTGTAATGCCTATCGCAGCTTCTCTTAGAATTGTGGGAAGCCCTATCGATTGATAAGTTGGACTGCACTGATCAAGGAGTGGCGATTTTTAGAGATGATGGCAGCTCGTTGCTTCACTTCATAAATGGAGGCATCCATGCTATAGATTGTCTAACTTATCGCATCAACGGACAATTCGTAAGAGGTATGTTTCAATAGGTCTGGATTAAAAGCATTTTATTCACTGTTGAAAGGAGTAAATTTTCCCAAGATTTAAAAGTGTTGTTAACTCATCAAGTGCTTTGCAGTTTTTTTCGTAGATTTTTGCATTCGCCAAATCTTTAATAGAAATAGATTCAGGATAGTGTTTGTGAATCCATTCGGATACTTGCTCAAACAGCGTATCTGAAAATAAAATATTAGGATTAATTACTTGAAATTCTTGTTCATTTAAAACAACTCTTAGACGTAAACAGGCGGGTCCCCCACCATTTTTCATACTTTGGTTGAGATCGACAAAGTGGACTTGCCCAATCGGATTGTCATTCGTTTCCGTTAAGTCACTAAGAAATTTGCTAACGCTGGGGATAGATTGGCACTCTACAGGAGCTATCAAAGCCATTGATTCATCAGGCAGTGAAACAATTTGAGAGTTAAAAAGGTAGCTTTTTACGGCATCCTGAAGGCTAATCTGATCGTTTTTAATTTCAATGATTTGCAGATCAGCTTCGCAAATCGTTTCTACTTTTTTTCGTAAAAGTTCTAAAATTTCCTTTTGTCGAGCAAAACAGAATTCGTGGAGGAGAAGGAAATTTAAATTTCCCACGCAAATCACATCATTGTGAAAGGCTCCTGCATTAATGGCCTCAGGATGTTGCTTGGCAAATAAAATATTGTCATGAAAAATTTGATGCAGCCTTACAATGGCTTCAGAGGCTTCTAGCGTCTGTCTTCCTGGATAACCGATGGAAGCATTTCCCACTTCTTGGTTCAGGCTTAAAGCTTGACTATAGCAGAAAAGATGAACGCCTGGGCCATTGTAGCTTTTTGCAAAACGCGAGTGGTTCGCTGCTCCTTCATCAGAGAATACTTTTGAGCAAGGCACAGGCTCATGAACTTTAAAATAGACAGGATTTGTAAAAATGGCATTTAGAATGCGGTATGTTACAGGAGTTTCGATAGAGCGGTGAAGGTGAGAAACAAGATTTGCTGGTGTCAAATGGGTGTGATTATCCGTACTATCGATGGCTGGTGTGACAGTGGCAGCATTTGCTGTCCACATACTTGCCGATGAACTGCTCTGTTCTAAAATCCATGGGGCTTTTTCTTTGACTTGATTAAAGATAGATGAAACAGTTCCTGTAAAGCCAAGAGACTTTAATAGGGGAAGATAGGGGCGCTCATGAGGGGGTAATAGCGCTTGTTTAATGCCTAAGCGATGTAAAAAACGCATTTTTTCTAAACCTTGAAGCGCTGCCAGCTTAGGGTTGGAAATATCTCCTCGACTTTCCATGGAAGCTTTATTGCCATAGGCAAGTCCCCCATAAAAGTGAGTGGGGCCGACAAGGCTATCAAAGTTGACTTCATAGGCTAAATAATTCACGTGTGGTTATCCTCTTTTTTAGGAGGTAAAGCAGGAGCTTCCATTGATG
The window above is part of the Chlamydiales bacterium STE3 genome. Proteins encoded here:
- a CDS encoding N-succinylarginine dihydrolase (Product derived from UniProtKB/Swiss-Prot:A1S572;Gene name derived from UniProtKB/Swiss-Prot:A1S572;EC number derived from UniProtKB/Swiss-Prot:A1S572) — encoded protein: MNYLAYEVNFDSLVGPTHFYGGLAYGNKASMESRGDISNPKLAALQGLEKMRFLHRLGIKQALLPPHERPYLPLLKSLGFTGTVSSIFNQVKEKAPWILEQSSSSASMWTANAATVTPAIDSTDNHTHLTPANLVSHLHRSIETPVTYRILNAIFTNPVYFKVHEPVPCSKVFSDEGAANHSRFAKSYNGPGVHLFCYSQALSLNQEVGNASIGYPGRQTLEASEAIVRLHQIFHDNILFAKQHPEAINAGAFHNDVICVGNLNFLLLHEFCFARQKEILELLRKKVETICEADLQIIEIKNDQISLQDAVKSYLFNSQIVSLPDESMALIAPVECQSIPSVSKFLSDLTETNDNPIGQVHFVDLNQSMKNGGGPACLRLRVVLNEQEFQVINPNILFSDTLFEQVSEWIHKHYPESISIKDLANAKIYEKNCKALDELTTLLNLGKIYSFQQ
- a CDS encoding Bifunctional protein hldE (Product derived from UniProtKB/Trembl:F8KZH1;Gene name derived from UniProtKB/Trembl:F8KZH1;EC number derived from UniProtKB/Trembl:F8KZH1) is translated as MSKLLEPFSRLRPKKILVIGDLLLDSYTIGKARRISPEAPVPVLHVQKEESRPGGAGNAILNMVSLGAKIVVIGRVGNDVAGRLILNELSKEGVDVEHVLIEEGYKTPLKNRIIADNQQIVRIDHEMDSPLSLRDELKILENIPLLMKDVRAVAISDYGKGFLTSKILKHIIEEAKKRQIIVIADPKGTDFTKYKGVFLLKPNLSEAYAAAHLPLHAPLDEVAKRVLEQSGAEYLMVTRSEAGISLFCEDGSRQDFPVKEKEVKDVTGAGDTVLAMIACALACDLPVVEAIPLSNVAAGIAIEHIGCARVSLSDLAKRLLNHDTENKVFETQHLNFLQFALKDKECISLSLASDILSKELIMAMHELKKNQRQQLIVSIESQEPHEEFIRALASLYQVDFIILNPTKKTLSHSLEFQASFAFKDHLIEVPNSLPVLL
- a CDS encoding ADP-L-glycero-D-manno-heptose-6-epimerase (Product derived from UniProtKB/Swiss-Prot:A1VGB0;Gene name derived from UniProtKB/Swiss-Prot:A1VGB0;EC number derived from UniProtKB/Swiss-Prot:A1VGB0); the protein is MKLYDDRLIVITGGAGFIGSNVVRHLNDKGMSNIVIVDELGQTDKWKNLTGKKFIDVIPKNDCFDWLQDRESEIEAFIHLGACTSTVETNASYLLENNYRFSVRLVQYALEHQHRFVYASSAATYGDGNQGFKDDEEQLNSLRPLNMYGMSKHLFDLWLMNQGLLDQVVGLKYFNVFGPNELHKGRMASVIPHMLPMALKEGVIKLFKSSEAGQFQDGEQCRDFVYVKDVAAMTCAFLANDATGIYNIGTGQPETWNTVAKAIFKALGKEGRIEYIDMPQDLHGKYQNYTCADMQKTKKVLKDQAKCIPIDMAIKDYIQNYLLPEKIA
- a CDS encoding 4-diphosphocytidyl-2-C-methyl-D-erythritol kinase (Product derived from UniProtKB/Swiss-Prot:Q6MAT6;Gene name derived from UniProtKB/Swiss-Prot:Q6MAT6;EC number derived from UniProtKB/Swiss-Prot:Q6MAT6), which codes for MLIFRSPAKVNLFLSVLSKRSDGYHELASLFQAIDLFDALHFEFDLEDRFSCSDSSLPTDGSNLVIRALHLFRKKTNLNFPVKIHLEKKIPSEAGLGGGSSNAATTLFALNEMAHRPATILQLQSWSAEIGSDISFFFSEGTAYCTGRGEIVHNLEPIHLPQMTIVKPQIGLATPKVFRYLNLKNLPQRNLGISLEGFYSANPHFFNDLEAAALLAEPKLSLFKSALIESGFSDVHLTGSGTAFFCFGKGKPPPDTFSVSARSIRRVSNHWY